The following proteins are encoded in a genomic region of Arthrobacter jiangjiafuii:
- a CDS encoding Asp23/Gls24 family envelope stress response protein, giving the protein MAASAVPSPSGTQPIRQSGPLHTPQGDTTIEDTVVQKLAGLATREVPGVYAMGNAARRALSSVSGRISGAQTNAADGVSVEKGERQAAIDVSIVVEYGYSIVEVSQGIRRNVIRSVENATGLEVLEVNVDVTDVHLPNEDSGDGDDTGNQPAGRLE; this is encoded by the coding sequence GTGGCCGCGAGTGCGGTCCCCAGCCCCAGTGGAACCCAGCCGATAAGGCAATCCGGGCCCCTGCACACGCCACAGGGGGACACCACCATTGAGGACACCGTGGTGCAGAAACTCGCCGGCCTGGCCACCCGGGAAGTGCCGGGCGTCTATGCCATGGGCAACGCGGCACGCCGGGCGCTGAGCTCGGTGTCGGGGCGCATCTCCGGTGCCCAGACCAATGCCGCCGACGGCGTGAGCGTGGAAAAGGGGGAGCGGCAGGCGGCGATCGACGTGAGCATCGTGGTGGAGTACGGCTACTCGATAGTGGAGGTCAGCCAGGGGATCCGCCGCAATGTCATCCGATCGGTGGAAAACGCCACCGGACTCGAAGTGCTCGAAGTCAACGTCGATGTCACCGACGTGCACCTCCCCAACGAAGATTCCGGCGACGGAGACGATACCGGGAACCAGCCAGCGGGCCGGTTGGAATAG
- a CDS encoding DUF6286 domain-containing protein, with amino-acid sequence MNGPRVRLRPRPSRAVPAVVCSLVLLAAGVFLVWAAIARLVEGQWPRFFTAVPDWLASLSWNSPGSWIAGIVLAVIGALLLLTVLIPGRFHSLPLHLEPSPEVTGTSEAVMPRRAAARLAAATCEHIDGVSSASATASDREVRVNVTTALRNTADLQHWVADGVSSRLQASGLDPVPHITVTIRSSS; translated from the coding sequence GTGAACGGGCCCCGGGTCCGGCTGCGTCCCCGGCCCAGCCGCGCGGTGCCGGCGGTCGTTTGCTCCTTGGTCCTGCTGGCGGCCGGAGTCTTTCTGGTCTGGGCGGCGATCGCCCGGCTCGTCGAAGGACAGTGGCCCCGCTTCTTCACAGCGGTACCCGATTGGCTGGCCTCACTGAGCTGGAACAGCCCCGGCAGCTGGATCGCGGGTATTGTCCTGGCGGTGATCGGGGCTCTCCTGCTGTTGACCGTGCTGATCCCGGGACGCTTCCACTCCCTGCCCCTGCATCTGGAACCCAGCCCCGAGGTAACCGGCACCAGCGAGGCAGTCATGCCGCGCCGGGCCGCTGCCCGCCTGGCCGCAGCCACCTGCGAACACATTGACGGGGTGTCCTCAGCCTCGGCAACGGCATCGGACCGGGAAGTGAGGGTGAACGTGACAACGGCGCTGCGCAATACCGCCGACCTGCAGCACTGGGTGGCGGACGGCGTCTCCTCCCGGCTGCAGGCCTCCGGGCTGGACCCGGTTCCGCATATCACCGTCACCATCAGGTCCAGCAGCTGA
- a CDS encoding helix-turn-helix domain-containing protein, producing MTQSPLKTPALPAAEVRALSRALSAGDVTVFVDGTALRLPAAARDAVLDLLARLARGEAVSVASAAGDDAGASAAPAPSSSPAASRPAPGASKIPLLTTSQAAAAAGISHTYLRNLTDAGIIPVEYRGTHRRIRLSDVEAWLEQQAAKGTRTGGVQGPGDS from the coding sequence ATGACCCAGAGCCCCCTGAAGACTCCAGCGCTGCCGGCCGCCGAAGTGCGCGCCCTGTCCCGTGCCCTCTCCGCAGGGGATGTGACCGTCTTTGTGGACGGCACTGCCCTGCGGCTGCCGGCGGCGGCCCGTGATGCGGTACTGGATCTGCTGGCCCGGCTCGCCCGCGGGGAAGCGGTGTCCGTTGCTTCCGCGGCCGGCGATGATGCCGGGGCCTCTGCCGCCCCGGCACCATCGAGCTCCCCGGCGGCGTCCCGCCCGGCGCCCGGCGCATCGAAGATTCCGCTGCTGACGACGTCGCAGGCTGCCGCAGCCGCAGGGATTTCCCACACCTACCTGCGCAACCTCACCGATGCCGGGATCATCCCCGTGGAGTACCGCGGCACCCACCGCCGGATCCGGCTCTCCGACGTCGAGGCATGGCTGGAACAGCAGGCCGCCAAGGGGACCCGGACCGGCGGAGTGCAGGGCCCGGGCGACTCCTGA
- a CDS encoding Asp23/Gls24 family envelope stress response protein — protein MSAPGIEKGRAPGGRPPRREVGDRGTTVLARKVLEKIAGQVAKDETDAGGSSGGFLGIGAQADLSARPQATVEVSGSVATLRVEVGLPYPVPLRQAADRLRDRISARVTELTGVEVRQVDVTVSWLELDPPDDVRRRLQ, from the coding sequence ATGAGCGCACCCGGGATTGAAAAGGGACGCGCACCGGGCGGCAGGCCTCCCCGCCGGGAGGTAGGGGACCGCGGAACCACGGTGCTGGCCCGGAAGGTGCTGGAGAAAATCGCCGGACAGGTCGCGAAGGATGAAACCGACGCGGGCGGCAGCTCGGGCGGGTTCCTCGGCATCGGCGCGCAGGCGGATCTCTCCGCACGGCCGCAGGCAACCGTGGAGGTGTCGGGCAGTGTGGCCACGCTGCGGGTGGAGGTAGGCCTGCCCTATCCGGTCCCGCTCCGCCAGGCCGCGGACCGGCTCCGGGACCGCATATCCGCCCGGGTGACGGAGCTGACCGGCGTCGAGGTGCGCCAAGTGGACGTCACTGTTTCCTGGCTGGAGCTCGATCCTCCGGACGACGTCCGGCGGAGGCTGCAGTGA
- the aceB gene encoding malate synthase A: MAIEVSDLSPAEGAEKILTPDALAFIEELHRRFQPERKARLDARVERRNRIAAGESLDFLPETAQVREGNWTVAPAPAALSDRRVEMTGPASPAKMAINALNSGAKVWLADLEDAHTPTWHNVVDAQVNLYGASRGELSFTSPEGKEYALRTDAPLAVMVTRPRGWHLPEKHVVVDGEPVAGALVDFGLHFFHNAATLLENGAGPYYYLPKMESHLEARLWNDIFTFAEDYVGVPAGSIRATVLIETIPAAFEMDEILYELRDHASGLNAGRWDYLFSMIKVFRDAGKAFLLPDRADVSMTAPFMRAYTELLVKTCHRRGAFAMGGMAAFIPNRREPETTARAFEKVTADKTREANDGFDGSWVAHPDMVATCREVFDSVLGDKPNQVDKQRDDVAVTATDLLDVTTAGGSITEAGLRSNLYVAVAYTAVWLSGNGAVAIHNLMEDAATAEISRSQVWQQVRNAVVLEDTGATVTEALVTRLLNEETERLRSEVPEEMFTRYYAPASALIADISLAKEYVDFLTLPAYELID; encoded by the coding sequence ATGGCCATTGAAGTCAGCGACCTGTCCCCAGCGGAGGGTGCCGAAAAGATCCTGACACCGGACGCCCTGGCGTTCATCGAAGAGCTGCACCGCCGTTTCCAGCCGGAGCGGAAGGCACGGCTGGACGCCCGGGTGGAGCGCCGCAACCGCATTGCCGCCGGCGAGAGCCTGGATTTCCTGCCGGAAACCGCGCAGGTCCGCGAGGGGAACTGGACCGTGGCCCCGGCACCCGCCGCCCTGTCGGACCGCAGGGTCGAGATGACCGGCCCCGCCTCGCCCGCGAAGATGGCGATCAACGCCCTGAACTCCGGAGCCAAGGTCTGGCTGGCCGATCTGGAGGATGCCCACACCCCCACCTGGCACAACGTGGTGGACGCCCAGGTCAACCTCTACGGGGCGAGCCGCGGCGAGCTGTCCTTCACCAGCCCCGAGGGCAAGGAGTACGCCCTGCGCACCGACGCGCCACTGGCCGTGATGGTGACGCGCCCGCGCGGCTGGCACCTGCCGGAGAAGCATGTAGTGGTCGACGGCGAGCCCGTTGCCGGCGCCCTGGTGGACTTCGGCCTGCACTTCTTCCACAATGCCGCCACCCTGCTGGAGAACGGCGCCGGCCCCTACTACTACCTGCCCAAAATGGAGAGCCACCTCGAGGCCCGGCTCTGGAACGACATCTTCACCTTCGCCGAGGACTACGTCGGAGTCCCGGCCGGCAGCATCCGCGCCACCGTGCTGATCGAGACCATCCCCGCCGCCTTCGAAATGGACGAGATTCTCTACGAACTGCGGGACCACGCGTCCGGGCTGAACGCCGGCCGCTGGGACTACCTGTTCAGCATGATCAAGGTCTTCCGTGACGCCGGGAAGGCCTTCCTGCTGCCGGACCGGGCCGATGTCTCCATGACCGCGCCGTTCATGCGCGCCTACACCGAGCTGCTGGTCAAGACCTGCCACCGCCGCGGCGCCTTCGCCATGGGCGGCATGGCGGCCTTCATCCCGAACCGCAGGGAGCCCGAGACCACCGCCCGCGCCTTCGAGAAGGTCACGGCAGACAAGACGCGGGAAGCCAACGACGGCTTCGACGGCTCCTGGGTGGCGCATCCGGACATGGTGGCAACCTGCCGCGAGGTCTTCGACTCCGTCCTTGGCGACAAGCCCAACCAGGTGGACAAGCAGCGCGACGACGTCGCCGTCACAGCCACGGACCTGCTGGACGTCACCACGGCCGGCGGCTCGATCACCGAGGCCGGCCTGCGGTCCAACCTGTATGTCGCCGTCGCCTATACCGCCGTCTGGCTCTCCGGCAATGGTGCCGTGGCCATCCACAACCTGATGGAGGATGCGGCAACGGCAGAAATTTCCCGCTCCCAGGTCTGGCAGCAGGTGCGTAACGCGGTGGTCCTGGAGGATACCGGCGCCACCGTGACCGAGGCCCTGGTGACGCGCCTGCTGAACGAGGAAACCGAGCGCCTGCGCAGCGAGGTCCCGGAGGAAATGTTCACCCGTTACTACGCTCCGGCCAGCGCACTGATTGCCGACATCAGCCTCGCCAAGGAGTACGTGGACTTCCTGACGCTGCCGGCCTACGAGCTGATCGACTAA
- a CDS encoding RNA polymerase sigma factor encodes MATADSPEESGIFPEARTVTRSRGPGTPDRTSRGALHALEGLDEPTIVARAQDGDLFAFEHLVATYQGRLFRLAYRMLNDRGDAEDVVQETLTAGWRALPALVDSRAFGGWVYRTATNRCLDLLRRRTARPEDAVDSAGLWPSLEPRTGDPHRSAELAAELECLSRALADLPPGQRACWVLRELHDQSYAEIGAALQISPDSVRGRLARAREKLAEAMIQWH; translated from the coding sequence ATGGCCACGGCTGATTCGCCGGAAGAGTCCGGCATCTTCCCAGAGGCCCGCACTGTTACGCGGTCCCGCGGTCCCGGCACTCCGGACCGGACCTCCAGAGGCGCCCTGCACGCGTTGGAGGGCCTGGACGAGCCAACAATCGTGGCCCGCGCCCAGGACGGTGACCTGTTCGCCTTTGAACATCTGGTGGCGACATATCAAGGACGCCTGTTCCGACTCGCCTACCGGATGCTCAATGACCGCGGCGACGCCGAAGACGTTGTCCAGGAAACACTGACGGCCGGGTGGCGGGCGTTGCCTGCGCTGGTGGACTCGCGAGCCTTCGGCGGCTGGGTGTACCGGACGGCCACCAACCGCTGCCTGGACCTCCTGCGCCGTCGGACGGCACGCCCGGAGGACGCGGTGGATTCGGCCGGGCTGTGGCCGTCACTGGAACCCCGCACGGGGGATCCGCATCGAAGCGCGGAGCTCGCCGCTGAACTGGAGTGTCTCTCCCGTGCCCTGGCCGACCTCCCGCCGGGCCAGCGTGCCTGTTGGGTCCTGCGCGAACTTCACGACCAGAGTTATGCCGAGATAGGCGCCGCACTGCAGATCAGTCCCGACTCGGTGCGTGGACGCCTTGCCCGCGCCCGGGAAAAGCTCGCGGAGGCAATGATCCAATGGCACTGA